Proteins encoded in a region of the Halodesulfovibrio marinisediminis DSM 17456 genome:
- a CDS encoding YgjV family protein — protein MSFYLISQVLVGIAILFDILSFQFKDRKRIVQCLFVSGTLISTHFFLLGHQTAGFLMLVATLRYLTSVFTTSPRAMALFIGLALMATALTFEGMLSVLSCVGTTFHTAGAFSKNDKRLRILMIIGTLFWIPHNYLASSPVAVAMELLFLSSNLVGYYRHYLKGRNLFRWNFSG, from the coding sequence ATGTCTTTTTATCTCATATCGCAGGTTCTTGTCGGCATTGCCATCCTATTTGATATCCTGTCCTTTCAATTCAAAGATCGAAAACGAATTGTTCAATGCCTCTTTGTCTCCGGTACATTGATCTCAACTCACTTCTTCTTGCTTGGACACCAGACTGCCGGTTTTTTGATGTTGGTGGCAACACTTCGTTATCTAACAAGTGTGTTTACAACATCACCAAGGGCAATGGCTTTATTCATTGGTCTGGCACTCATGGCAACAGCATTGACGTTTGAGGGAATGTTAAGTGTTTTGAGCTGCGTAGGCACAACTTTCCATACAGCAGGTGCATTTTCTAAAAATGACAAAAGACTTCGAATCTTAATGATCATCGGGACATTGTTCTGGATACCGCATAATTACCTTGCCTCGTCTCCTGTAGCGGTTGCTATGGAACTATTATTTTTGAGCAGTAACTTGGTTGGGTACTATCGACACTACCTAAAAGGAAGAAATCTCTTCAGATGGAATTTTTCCGGATAA
- a CDS encoding FAD:protein FMN transferase, which translates to MVSRRRFLYALGAMGALGPMAPLSRVMAADDLSQLHKRAETQFRMGTFLSITAYHESKTVLDEAIGAAFNTAAKAEGLFTRYETQSPLGVLNSQGVLKDTPSNVTNLLKRSLVLTQKTNRGFNPAVAPVLHILAKNNVGSLTELPRSLQADLKRLSNPEHVVMKGRTVRLASTEASISLDGIAKGHVVDIVAEELEQQGVHNFLVNAGGDIRIGSSVTVNQEWNIGIQNASSPAENLYTIPLRHRAMATSGNYESLASKGYNHIVPMTSQKLSSNTPECTAVSVMAPTCTEADSLATALFAMGVERGTRFINRHPAYACLWQTSNGSITSTNWSYTG; encoded by the coding sequence ATGGTTAGCAGAAGACGGTTTCTTTATGCTCTTGGAGCAATGGGGGCACTTGGACCCATGGCTCCTTTGAGCCGCGTGATGGCAGCTGATGACTTGTCTCAACTGCACAAGCGTGCGGAAACGCAATTCCGAATGGGAACCTTTCTTTCTATTACAGCCTATCATGAAAGCAAAACCGTGTTGGATGAGGCTATTGGAGCAGCGTTTAATACTGCAGCGAAAGCAGAAGGTCTATTCACACGTTACGAAACACAAAGCCCACTGGGTGTGCTTAATTCCCAAGGTGTGTTGAAGGATACTCCTTCTAATGTGACCAACCTGTTGAAGCGATCTCTTGTCTTAACGCAGAAGACGAATAGAGGGTTCAATCCAGCTGTAGCGCCTGTTTTACATATTCTTGCAAAAAACAATGTGGGATCATTAACAGAGCTGCCAAGGTCCTTGCAGGCTGATTTGAAGCGACTTTCTAATCCTGAACACGTTGTTATGAAAGGGCGAACTGTTCGACTTGCCAGTACGGAAGCGTCCATAAGTCTGGACGGTATCGCCAAGGGGCATGTCGTTGATATTGTAGCTGAAGAACTTGAACAGCAGGGCGTTCATAATTTCCTTGTGAATGCAGGTGGAGACATCCGCATTGGTTCTTCAGTGACAGTTAATCAAGAGTGGAATATAGGTATTCAGAATGCAAGTTCTCCGGCTGAAAACTTGTATACAATTCCGTTGCGTCACAGAGCGATGGCGACATCAGGTAACTATGAGAGTCTGGCCTCTAAAGGCTACAACCACATTGTGCCGATGACCTCACAAAAATTATCTTCCAATACGCCAGAGTGCACCGCTGTATCTGTAATGGCGCCAACCTGTACAGAAGCAGATTCTCTAGCTACCGCACTATTCGCCATGGGAGTAGAGCGAGGTACAAGATTTATTAATCGTCACCCTGCCTATGCCTGTTTGTGGCAAACCTCAAATGGTAGCATCACTTCTACAAATTGGAGTTATACAGGATAA
- a CDS encoding 4Fe-4S binding protein — protein MSRKSIERILAVLSLCILIAAWVAGGVRSDEAGLERIKNISADIEGVKQVRPSVYEGHRTGEPDDKLYIGLAEHPSYGGPLQVAVVVNRDEIIERVALVQSTDTSTYITRVLGDGVLDAFLGASSSNLPHVDAVSGATLSSNAMRKGVEKAVDYIRGSAVEESTVQLSNEEMSKAALSTLFFLLAFVISSHFFKWNKKYARLGLLGVCTIVLGFMYGAQFSLASLVLFLSGLWTKGMASYTALICLVLALVIFLATRKNLYCAMLCPFGGVQEGLGRITGCSAPKKTEWMKWTARGFTLFAMSAAVYFRNPSDAQFEPFGMAFSFIGSTAIFALTVLIVVTSLVIKRPWCTLLCPIGSLFEYLTFMRTWLVPSKKRKAEQ, from the coding sequence GTGTCTCGAAAATCTATTGAACGCATACTGGCAGTACTTTCACTGTGTATCCTGATAGCGGCGTGGGTAGCTGGCGGGGTGCGCTCTGATGAAGCCGGACTTGAACGGATAAAGAATATCTCAGCTGATATTGAAGGGGTGAAGCAGGTTCGTCCTTCAGTGTATGAAGGGCATCGTACAGGTGAGCCTGATGACAAACTTTATATCGGCTTAGCTGAACACCCAAGTTATGGCGGACCACTGCAGGTTGCAGTGGTAGTAAACCGCGACGAAATTATTGAACGGGTTGCGCTAGTTCAATCAACGGATACTTCCACATACATTACACGGGTGCTGGGAGACGGTGTGCTTGATGCTTTTCTTGGTGCGTCGTCCTCTAACCTTCCTCATGTAGATGCTGTATCCGGTGCAACATTGTCTTCCAACGCTATGCGTAAAGGCGTGGAGAAGGCTGTTGACTACATTCGAGGTTCAGCCGTTGAGGAAAGTACAGTGCAGCTTTCCAATGAGGAGATGAGTAAGGCTGCGTTGAGTACCTTGTTCTTTTTGTTGGCGTTCGTCATTTCAAGCCACTTTTTCAAGTGGAATAAGAAGTATGCCCGATTAGGGCTGCTGGGTGTGTGCACGATAGTTTTAGGCTTTATGTATGGTGCCCAGTTCTCTCTCGCTTCCCTTGTGTTATTCCTGAGCGGTCTTTGGACAAAAGGGATGGCATCGTACACGGCATTGATCTGTCTTGTACTGGCGCTGGTTATCTTTCTTGCGACACGTAAAAATTTATACTGCGCAATGCTTTGTCCTTTTGGTGGTGTTCAAGAGGGACTTGGTCGAATTACTGGCTGTTCTGCTCCTAAAAAGACGGAATGGATGAAGTGGACCGCACGTGGTTTTACATTGTTTGCCATGAGTGCAGCTGTGTATTTCAGGAATCCGTCTGATGCTCAATTTGAGCCGTTTGGCATGGCATTCTCGTTTATTGGCTCTACAGCTATTTTTGCACTCACTGTCCTAATTGTGGTTACATCACTCGTGATTAAGCGCCCGTGGTGCACCTTGTTGTGTCCTATTGGCAGTCTATTTGAGTACCTCACATTTATGCGAACTTGGTTAGTGCCAAGCAAAAAGCGCAAGGCGGAGCAGTAA
- a CDS encoding 4Fe-4S dicluster domain-containing protein, translating into MSNEQNPMDIINDPKNFTSTPYGEEETLEESVESNEPEPSQKKKKGVSRRNFLKYGGATAAAATVAGAGGAGFAIGRSDDAYTGYGRTYQGGDMFFNREPFRTDVPAMMTPVGKVERPEWTEYLFLRLAALVKIIKSGEWTPDMGVDKLPGPVGDHYRARPGDLEIMLESLQRNIKRAEAWEKEKHKRYALAGAYTGALRFGGMEHADHTNRLPEDPHDEHMRSGKPVPPEDWDYRGIWRDKPMEFKSPKHASQLIKRMAHQFGMSLVGIAKFDPRFMFKGLMRGMPNKGHDSWGDKVPEHWKSIIVFGVPMNWDGTYSAVGYSTSFDAYFRSRCAASLMERFIKELGYPARAQFPGHNYEIMMSPYVQLAGLGQYSRAGMVMVPELGANFRPAAVITNIEFEYDKPIDVKMADFCKKCKICAENCPSGAITFDDEPKTVVRGFKRWKLNEEKCYQQWASGTTQFGLGCRVCIGVCPYSRKNTWIHTISRELEPRDPTGLVATGLLAMQKNFFKFHEAEDYRSDWNGGKEANYHNPPWWLRTENFLKVEKTWDYHGME; encoded by the coding sequence ATGTCGAATGAGCAAAATCCAATGGACATTATCAACGACCCTAAAAACTTTACTTCCACACCATATGGAGAGGAAGAGACATTAGAGGAGTCTGTTGAAAGTAACGAGCCAGAACCATCTCAAAAGAAAAAGAAAGGGGTATCGCGCCGTAACTTCCTCAAGTACGGCGGTGCAACCGCGGCGGCTGCTACAGTAGCTGGTGCGGGCGGAGCCGGTTTTGCTATCGGTCGTTCCGATGATGCGTATACCGGTTATGGGCGAACATATCAGGGCGGAGATATGTTCTTTAACCGCGAGCCATTTAGAACAGATGTTCCTGCGATGATGACACCGGTAGGTAAAGTAGAGCGTCCTGAGTGGACTGAATACCTCTTCCTGCGTTTAGCAGCTTTGGTGAAAATCATTAAGAGTGGTGAATGGACTCCTGATATGGGCGTGGACAAGTTGCCTGGTCCTGTGGGGGATCACTACCGAGCTCGTCCTGGCGATTTAGAGATCATGCTTGAATCCTTGCAGCGTAACATCAAACGCGCCGAAGCATGGGAGAAGGAAAAGCATAAACGCTATGCACTTGCAGGTGCATATACTGGTGCGCTTCGTTTCGGTGGCATGGAACACGCAGATCATACCAACCGTCTTCCTGAAGATCCGCATGATGAACATATGCGTTCAGGTAAGCCAGTTCCGCCTGAGGATTGGGACTATCGCGGCATTTGGCGTGATAAGCCTATGGAGTTCAAATCACCTAAGCATGCATCCCAGTTAATTAAGCGGATGGCGCATCAGTTCGGCATGTCTTTGGTTGGTATTGCTAAATTTGACCCACGTTTCATGTTCAAAGGACTCATGCGCGGTATGCCTAACAAAGGGCATGACAGCTGGGGAGACAAGGTTCCTGAGCACTGGAAGTCCATCATTGTTTTCGGTGTACCAATGAACTGGGACGGCACCTATTCCGCAGTTGGATACTCAACTTCCTTTGACGCGTATTTCCGTTCCCGTTGTGCAGCCAGCCTTATGGAGCGATTCATCAAGGAATTGGGTTACCCGGCACGTGCACAGTTCCCGGGTCATAACTATGAAATTATGATGAGTCCTTATGTGCAGCTGGCTGGTCTTGGCCAGTACAGCCGTGCGGGTATGGTTATGGTTCCAGAGCTTGGAGCAAACTTCCGTCCGGCAGCAGTTATTACCAACATTGAGTTTGAATACGACAAGCCAATCGACGTTAAGATGGCTGACTTCTGTAAGAAGTGCAAAATCTGCGCAGAAAACTGTCCATCCGGTGCCATCACGTTTGATGATGAACCAAAGACTGTAGTTCGTGGCTTTAAGCGTTGGAAGCTTAACGAAGAGAAATGCTACCAGCAGTGGGCTAGCGGTACCACACAGTTTGGTCTTGGTTGTCGTGTCTGCATTGGTGTTTGTCCATATTCCCGTAAGAACACATGGATCCATACTATCTCCCGAGAGCTGGAGCCTCGTGACCCTACAGGTCTTGTTGCCACAGGCTTGCTTGCTATGCAGAAAAACTTCTTCAAATTCCATGAAGCAGAAGACTACCGCTCTGACTGGAACGGTGGCAAGGAAGCAAACTACCATAATCCGCCTTGGTGGCTACGCACAGAAAACTTCCTCAAAGTTGAGAAGACGTGGGACTACCACGGCATGGAATAG
- a CDS encoding tetratricopeptide repeat protein, producing MNQVQSSITDSQLGERICELKNQQAYQELVDYLIGQISAGGMPSDLQAKAYNELGLAHLQLDEPMEAEKAFLSAIERSPKSINPKFNRANIALFAQQYALALELYREILTVDAGHAGATYHAGLCCAMTGQQQEALTYFETSATAAPEAMGPNFWSGETLLAMKQYESALPYFLQAVSITPDHRESRRGVAICQFELGKYDDCITQCDELIESGGGAEYLAFQIKGDALIEQGNIEAAAMCHLELAYLDFDARDYLVMRSRKLEKQHPECVEEYVAFLLSGMPDLERAFDGSAFECQSEQQQ from the coding sequence ATGAACCAAGTGCAAAGCAGTATTACTGATTCTCAACTGGGAGAACGTATTTGCGAGCTGAAGAACCAGCAGGCGTATCAAGAACTGGTTGATTATTTAATTGGACAAATATCTGCCGGTGGAATGCCGTCAGATTTGCAAGCCAAGGCTTACAATGAACTGGGATTGGCTCACTTACAGTTAGATGAGCCTATGGAAGCAGAGAAAGCATTTCTTTCTGCCATTGAGCGTTCACCAAAAAGCATAAATCCAAAATTCAACAGAGCCAATATTGCTTTGTTTGCTCAGCAGTACGCATTAGCGCTTGAACTGTACCGGGAAATATTAACGGTAGATGCAGGGCATGCTGGTGCAACCTACCATGCTGGACTGTGTTGCGCCATGACAGGCCAACAACAGGAGGCCCTTACGTATTTCGAAACCAGTGCAACGGCAGCGCCCGAAGCTATGGGGCCAAACTTTTGGTCGGGCGAAACGTTGCTGGCCATGAAGCAATACGAATCCGCACTGCCGTATTTTTTACAGGCAGTATCCATAACTCCAGACCATCGAGAATCGCGTCGTGGTGTTGCAATCTGTCAGTTTGAACTTGGCAAATATGACGATTGCATAACGCAGTGTGATGAACTCATCGAATCCGGTGGTGGAGCTGAATATCTTGCTTTCCAGATAAAAGGTGATGCCCTGATTGAGCAGGGAAATATCGAAGCCGCTGCAATGTGCCATCTTGAGTTGGCGTATCTCGATTTTGATGCTCGAGATTATCTCGTTATGCGCTCTCGAAAACTGGAAAAGCAGCACCCAGAGTGTGTTGAAGAGTATGTTGCTTTTCTTCTTAGCGGGATGCCTGACCTAGAACGTGCTTTCGATGGCAGTGCGTTCGAATGCCAATCAGAACAGCAACAGTAG
- a CDS encoding sigma-54 interaction domain-containing protein — protein sequence MSNMVNKATREDDLAFLMGAMTRITGSLDMQTALIETFDFLSEHFPIEAISLHQYSPQLRSLKLLFLVQKGRFDFVETVVPIPEEEAGNLLMHHKGVTRLTRTSQISNEPVVEAHGRALAHLIPYKKRSYLVGTLRSEIETIGHLCFMGTHENCFTEEHERKLKHLLTPFALTMTNLLQYKRTIEFQRKLNEENKELQRDLDFLRGKRIVGEQNGLRKTMEIVQQLKGREVPALILGETGTGKELIADVIQSISPRKDKPFIKVNCGAIPDSLVDSELFGYEKGAFTGATTSKPGRFEQAHGGTLFLDEIGELPLQAQVRLLRVLQNNVVERLGSTKSIEVDVRVIAATNRNLELMLQEGTFREDLYYRLYVFPIHLPPLRNRTGDIPELIYHFLKSACDELEISPLPEIPKATTERLLKYSWPGNVRELENLVKRGVTLSPQGPLLLEELLPQDEGWYIEPEESQSYFEKSIDARVEAVLEAHLAKLNLPIPIAQNALPPAAESTPVVQTLEEANRTAIMNALSATSGKIHGPGGAAELLDINASTLRSKIRKLGITTEKK from the coding sequence ATGAGCAACATGGTTAACAAAGCAACACGAGAAGACGATTTGGCGTTTTTAATGGGAGCAATGACTCGTATTACGGGCAGTCTGGACATGCAGACTGCGCTTATCGAGACATTTGACTTCCTTTCCGAGCATTTTCCAATTGAGGCAATCTCCCTGCACCAATACTCTCCTCAATTGCGAAGCTTAAAACTTCTGTTCCTTGTCCAGAAAGGTCGTTTCGACTTTGTAGAAACAGTAGTCCCCATACCAGAGGAAGAAGCTGGTAATTTGCTTATGCACCATAAGGGAGTTACCAGACTCACTAGAACTTCCCAAATTAGTAATGAACCTGTTGTCGAAGCACATGGCAGAGCTCTTGCTCACCTTATCCCCTACAAGAAACGTTCATACCTCGTTGGCACTCTCCGCTCAGAAATAGAAACTATAGGTCATCTCTGCTTCATGGGTACACACGAGAACTGCTTTACCGAAGAGCATGAACGGAAGTTAAAACACTTGCTAACGCCTTTCGCACTCACCATGACCAACTTGTTGCAATACAAAAGAACCATAGAGTTTCAAAGGAAACTTAATGAAGAGAATAAAGAGCTTCAACGAGATCTGGACTTCCTGAGAGGAAAGAGAATTGTAGGTGAGCAAAACGGTCTTCGAAAAACAATGGAGATTGTCCAGCAACTCAAGGGAAGAGAAGTTCCTGCATTGATTTTGGGTGAAACAGGCACAGGTAAAGAGCTTATTGCTGATGTCATTCAAAGCATTTCACCACGAAAGGACAAACCATTTATTAAGGTAAACTGTGGAGCTATCCCAGATTCCTTAGTAGACAGCGAACTGTTCGGGTACGAAAAGGGAGCATTTACCGGTGCTACTACAAGTAAACCCGGTCGATTTGAGCAGGCGCACGGCGGCACACTCTTTCTTGACGAGATCGGGGAACTCCCGCTTCAAGCACAAGTCCGTCTGTTACGGGTGTTGCAAAACAACGTTGTTGAAAGATTGGGAAGTACTAAATCTATTGAAGTTGATGTCCGCGTTATAGCAGCCACCAATAGAAATCTTGAATTAATGCTGCAGGAAGGGACATTCCGTGAAGATCTGTATTATCGCCTGTACGTTTTTCCTATCCATTTACCGCCATTACGAAATAGGACGGGCGACATTCCGGAACTCATATATCATTTCTTAAAAAGTGCCTGTGACGAGCTGGAAATATCCCCTCTTCCAGAAATACCAAAAGCAACCACAGAACGGCTGCTTAAATACTCGTGGCCAGGTAACGTCCGCGAGCTGGAAAATTTGGTTAAACGAGGTGTAACTCTCTCCCCGCAGGGTCCCCTTCTTTTGGAAGAACTTCTGCCGCAAGACGAGGGATGGTACATCGAACCAGAAGAAAGTCAGAGCTATTTTGAAAAGTCTATTGATGCGCGAGTTGAAGCGGTCTTAGAAGCACATCTTGCGAAACTTAATCTTCCAATTCCTATAGCTCAAAACGCACTGCCACCAGCTGCTGAGTCCACTCCTGTTGTTCAGACATTAGAAGAAGCAAATCGGACGGCTATTATGAATGCCCTATCTGCAACCAGCGGCAAAATTCATGGCCCTGGTGGAGCTGCTGAGCTTCTTGATATCAATGCAAGCACGTTACGCAGTAAAATACGCAAGCTAGGGATTACTACAGAGAAAAAATAG